In Novipirellula caenicola, one genomic interval encodes:
- a CDS encoding sialate O-acetylesterase: MIRRKPFGLVLAFSLLPISLGYADVTLPAIFSDHMVLQQDRELPVWGWAEPGEEVRVEIAGQTKTVKAGEDGSWSLKLDSLKPGKPTKMKVVGNNQITIDDVLVGEVWLGSGQSNMAMTVNRANDFADEQKKAELPSIRMFKEVSGSSPTPTKVGKGEWQVCSPETVGGFSATLFFFGREIHSDLDLPVGLINSSVGGTPIEAWIDADVQRAHPDLKPFFAATESRKTVDSETQQANYERALARYQAEAKKAKAEGKPLPKKPRDPASVQARKGNVGGLFNGKIAPLIPYAIRGAIWYQGEANSTPSKAPFYQYQLPLLVQDWRKRWGDDLPFAWAQLPNYSGNGRDWPTVREAMLKTLSVPNTGMGINIDIGDSKDIHPKNKQEVGRRLSLWALGTVYEQEVAAVSGPLPDGHEIQGEKVVVHFKHAEGLESSGGPIVGFEITADGEQWVPAKAVIDGESVVVSSPDIDQPTAVRYAWTNDPETNLFNGAGLPATPFRTLP, from the coding sequence ATGATTCGACGAAAACCTTTTGGGCTGGTACTCGCATTTTCGCTGCTTCCGATTTCACTCGGCTACGCGGACGTCACGCTACCTGCCATTTTCTCGGACCATATGGTTTTGCAGCAAGATCGTGAGTTGCCTGTTTGGGGCTGGGCGGAACCTGGCGAAGAAGTACGGGTGGAAATCGCAGGCCAGACGAAAACGGTCAAGGCGGGCGAAGACGGTAGTTGGTCTTTAAAACTTGATTCGCTAAAGCCCGGCAAGCCCACCAAGATGAAGGTCGTTGGGAACAACCAGATTACGATCGACGATGTCTTGGTAGGCGAAGTTTGGCTGGGATCAGGTCAGTCCAATATGGCGATGACGGTCAACCGTGCGAATGACTTTGCGGATGAACAAAAGAAAGCGGAGCTCCCATCGATCCGAATGTTCAAGGAAGTCTCGGGAAGTTCGCCGACGCCCACCAAGGTCGGCAAGGGAGAGTGGCAAGTGTGCTCGCCCGAGACGGTGGGTGGATTCTCTGCAACGCTGTTTTTCTTTGGCCGCGAAATCCACTCGGATCTCGATTTGCCTGTGGGGTTGATCAATTCATCGGTGGGGGGAACGCCAATCGAAGCGTGGATCGACGCCGACGTGCAACGTGCCCACCCGGACCTGAAGCCGTTCTTTGCGGCGACGGAAAGTCGAAAGACTGTCGATAGCGAGACGCAACAAGCAAACTACGAGCGAGCGCTTGCACGTTATCAAGCTGAAGCCAAAAAAGCCAAGGCCGAAGGCAAGCCGCTTCCCAAAAAGCCTCGTGATCCCGCGTCGGTCCAAGCTCGCAAGGGGAACGTGGGCGGATTGTTCAATGGTAAGATCGCACCGCTGATTCCCTACGCCATCCGCGGCGCAATTTGGTACCAAGGCGAAGCGAATTCGACCCCGTCAAAAGCACCGTTCTATCAATATCAATTGCCGTTGTTGGTTCAAGATTGGCGGAAACGCTGGGGAGATGATCTCCCATTTGCCTGGGCCCAGTTGCCAAATTATTCGGGAAATGGTCGTGATTGGCCCACCGTTCGCGAAGCAATGCTGAAAACGTTGTCGGTCCCCAACACGGGGATGGGGATCAACATTGACATCGGCGACAGCAAAGACATTCATCCCAAGAACAAGCAGGAAGTCGGACGTCGGCTATCACTGTGGGCACTCGGTACGGTTTACGAACAAGAGGTTGCGGCCGTCTCGGGACCGCTGCCGGACGGGCATGAGATTCAAGGCGAAAAGGTCGTCGTGCATTTCAAGCATGCCGAAGGACTCGAATCGAGCGGCGGACCGATCGTTGGCTTTGAAATCACCGCCGACGGCGAACAATGGGTGCCTGCCAAGGCCGTGATTGACGGTGAAAGCGTCGTCGTTTCCAGTCCCGACATTGATCAACCAACCGCGGTTCGCTATGCCTGGACCAACGACCCCGAGACGAACCTTTTCAACGGAGCCGGTTTACCCGCAACTCCTTTCCGAACCCTCCCGTAG
- a CDS encoding acetylxylan esterase: MPAFSYGVCRRLFVVTCANLILLGGIAVAAEGLSLSVATDHDYALYEVGEEAAFLVTLEKDGEAVQQGTLSYVVDDFLKVGDAGGYPQGKLPLGDSPARVVVKGTKPGFLRCTVTYKPSEGKTIKAAVGVGFSVLEIQPSLPVPDDFDAYWDEQKRLLAEIPADATETPVDYKDESIECFDVQVPCLGGAPVSGYFAKPKQSKPNSLPAILWVHGAGVRSSSLGNAVKGAKAGMLSMDINAHGIPNGKPDSFYASLSGGELKSYRYEGRDDRDTSYFRGMFLRLVRAIDFLTSQPQWNGRDVIVIGHSQGGGQSLAAGGLDSRVTMIAPGVPAICDHTGVVADRVNGWPKLVPNTENGQPDAKVLEASRYVDAVNFASRCRAEAIMSVGFVDSVCPPSSCYAAYNALQGEKRMINEPHMGHAAPTHIQQAFFDQVLAHVNQSVTASSN, encoded by the coding sequence ATGCCTGCTTTCTCGTACGGCGTCTGCCGCAGACTTTTCGTTGTCACTTGTGCCAATTTGATCTTGCTTGGCGGAATCGCAGTGGCGGCTGAGGGGCTCTCGTTGAGCGTGGCAACCGATCACGACTACGCACTGTACGAGGTTGGCGAAGAAGCAGCTTTTCTTGTCACGTTGGAAAAGGACGGAGAAGCGGTCCAGCAGGGAACGCTCAGTTACGTCGTTGACGATTTTCTAAAAGTCGGAGATGCCGGCGGCTATCCCCAAGGCAAACTGCCCCTCGGCGATTCCCCCGCTCGCGTTGTCGTGAAAGGTACGAAACCGGGGTTTCTGCGTTGCACGGTCACCTACAAACCGAGCGAAGGGAAAACGATCAAGGCCGCAGTCGGCGTGGGATTCTCGGTGCTTGAGATCCAACCCAGCTTGCCAGTGCCTGATGATTTTGACGCGTACTGGGACGAGCAGAAAAGGTTGCTGGCGGAGATCCCCGCTGATGCAACCGAAACGCCGGTGGACTACAAAGACGAATCGATTGAGTGCTTTGACGTTCAAGTCCCATGTCTGGGCGGTGCTCCGGTATCGGGATACTTTGCAAAACCGAAGCAGTCTAAACCCAACAGCTTGCCAGCGATTTTATGGGTGCACGGCGCGGGGGTCCGCAGTTCCAGTTTAGGAAACGCGGTCAAGGGCGCCAAAGCGGGCATGCTATCGATGGACATCAACGCTCATGGGATTCCCAATGGCAAACCCGACTCGTTCTATGCGAGCCTTAGTGGTGGTGAGTTGAAAAGTTACCGCTACGAAGGACGTGACGATCGCGACACCAGCTATTTCCGTGGCATGTTCTTACGACTCGTACGAGCAATTGACTTTCTGACATCCCAGCCCCAGTGGAATGGCCGCGATGTGATCGTGATCGGGCACAGCCAAGGCGGTGGACAATCGCTTGCCGCCGGAGGCTTGGATTCACGCGTGACCATGATCGCACCGGGGGTTCCCGCAATCTGTGATCACACCGGCGTCGTGGCCGACCGCGTGAATGGATGGCCCAAACTGGTGCCCAACACCGAAAATGGCCAACCCGACGCCAAGGTGTTGGAAGCATCGCGGTACGTGGACGCGGTCAACTTTGCCTCGCGATGCCGAGCCGAAGCGATCATGAGCGTGGGCTTCGTCGATTCGGTTTGTCCTCCGTCCAGCTGCTATGCTGCTTACAACGCGTTGCAGGGCGAGAAACGCATGATCAACGAACCCCACATGGGACACGCAGCACCAACGCATATTCAACAAGCGTTTTTCGATCAAGTTCTCGCGCACGTCAATCAATCAGTAACGGCGTCGTCAAACTAG
- a CDS encoding AI-2E family transporter, which translates to MNFRSLLWPLLIAALIFAASGLLVPSLSVLLLVFAGLLFGVFINGLADFATRHSPLSYRLAFALVVTVLLLMIGGGIYYLGAQMVQHVDELWSQLQTSLQDATERLRQYKFSKQYLPDSEQVQTLMSQQGESAVASLMGGLRSVGWAMTGAIVIFFVGAYAAYEPRLYCRGLTKLFPKERRGRVSDVLEQLRSALGRWIVGRVMSMTLVGILTAIGLWFLDVPLPITLGVVAALLTFIPNIGPLLAAVPQVLLALNVGTETAIYVIIFNLALQGIESYLITPMIQRHEVTLPPILTIAAQLWMGVIAGVIGIMMAAPLVVVLMVLIQMLYIHDRLGDSHPGELTTD; encoded by the coding sequence ATGAACTTTCGATCTCTGCTTTGGCCGCTGCTGATCGCAGCGTTAATTTTTGCAGCGTCGGGGTTGTTGGTGCCCTCGCTGAGTGTCCTGTTATTGGTTTTCGCCGGATTGCTGTTTGGCGTCTTTATAAATGGCTTGGCAGACTTCGCGACTCGACATTCTCCCCTTTCTTATCGTCTCGCGTTTGCGCTGGTGGTGACGGTGCTGCTGCTAATGATCGGCGGTGGCATTTATTACCTGGGGGCACAAATGGTTCAGCATGTCGATGAGCTCTGGAGTCAATTACAGACGTCTCTGCAAGATGCCACCGAGCGACTGCGGCAATACAAGTTTTCGAAGCAATATTTGCCTGATTCGGAACAAGTGCAAACGTTGATGAGCCAGCAGGGCGAGTCGGCTGTTGCGAGTCTGATGGGCGGACTGCGATCGGTTGGTTGGGCAATGACCGGCGCGATCGTGATCTTTTTTGTAGGAGCGTATGCTGCCTATGAACCTCGGCTCTACTGCCGCGGACTGACCAAGTTGTTTCCGAAAGAGCGACGGGGCCGCGTGTCGGATGTGTTGGAACAACTGCGTTCCGCGCTTGGGCGTTGGATCGTCGGTCGTGTGATGTCCATGACGCTCGTCGGAATCTTGACCGCGATCGGGCTGTGGTTTCTGGATGTTCCATTGCCGATCACGTTGGGCGTTGTCGCCGCACTGTTGACGTTTATCCCGAATATCGGCCCGCTGTTGGCCGCGGTCCCCCAAGTCCTGTTGGCCTTGAATGTCGGGACCGAAACCGCAATCTATGTGATTATTTTTAATCTTGCCCTGCAGGGTATCGAGAGCTATTTGATCACGCCGATGATCCAGCGACACGAGGTCACATTGCCTCCGATTTTGACCATCGCTGCTCAATTATGGATGGGGGTCATCGCCGGAGTGATTGGGATCATGATGGCCGCCCCCTTGGTCGTCGTGCTGATGGTGCTGATTCAGATGCTCTACATCCACGATCGCCTGGGGGATTCCCATCCCGGCGAATTAACAACGGATTAG
- a CDS encoding histidinol-phosphate transaminase — MHGGMVVVYPVDLSLFDRVAHNPSYFSLMRSMQGSAKDVVDFCVPCNPYFPTDAMFAEYASSLPRMLKHYPSDNETIASRLCETLGLDPASVVLANGSTELITWLDQLFVRDSLATPVPTFGRWTDQSAENGKRVDAFQLLADDRFGLCLESFEEFIRQQGSRAAVICNPNNPDGGYVRRADLLSWIDRMSDLDLIVVDESFIDFVDLEENASIADAIVGRDNVVVLKSLGKNFGLHGVRFGYAVSNRTLAARLRKALPKWNINSLAEAIIFSLRDNMDAYRDSLHKIKMDRRYMMTQLRNLPCVEVLPSQGNFLMMHLLSGVDGASCRDELLAHHGLFIRECGNKAGIDSSYIRAAVRGSGDVDRLVESLARFLIAREPTALIRGCDGA, encoded by the coding sequence ATGCATGGGGGAATGGTCGTGGTCTATCCAGTGGACCTTAGCTTGTTTGATCGTGTCGCACACAATCCGTCCTACTTCAGCTTGATGCGAAGTATGCAGGGATCCGCCAAAGACGTGGTCGACTTTTGCGTGCCCTGCAATCCGTACTTTCCGACCGACGCGATGTTTGCCGAATACGCGTCCTCGTTGCCTCGTATGTTGAAGCACTATCCGAGCGACAACGAGACGATTGCGTCTCGTTTGTGTGAAACGCTCGGACTGGACCCCGCCTCTGTGGTGCTGGCCAACGGCTCGACTGAGTTGATCACTTGGCTCGACCAACTCTTTGTTCGCGATAGCCTTGCCACCCCGGTTCCTACGTTTGGGCGATGGACCGACCAATCCGCCGAAAATGGCAAACGGGTCGATGCGTTTCAGTTGTTGGCCGATGACCGTTTCGGCCTCTGCCTCGAATCATTTGAGGAATTCATTCGCCAGCAGGGTTCCCGTGCGGCAGTGATTTGCAACCCCAACAATCCCGATGGCGGCTATGTTCGGCGAGCGGATTTGTTGAGCTGGATCGACCGCATGAGCGATCTGGATTTGATTGTCGTCGACGAGTCCTTTATCGATTTTGTGGATCTCGAAGAAAACGCTTCGATTGCGGATGCCATCGTCGGTCGCGATAACGTGGTCGTGCTGAAGAGTCTCGGCAAGAATTTCGGTTTGCACGGAGTTCGTTTTGGTTACGCGGTATCGAATCGAACCTTGGCAGCGCGGCTTCGCAAAGCGTTGCCGAAATGGAACATCAATTCGCTTGCCGAAGCAATCATCTTCTCTTTACGTGACAACATGGACGCGTACCGGGACAGTTTGCACAAGATCAAGATGGACCGCCGCTACATGATGACTCAACTGCGGAATCTGCCGTGTGTCGAAGTGCTTCCTTCGCAAGGCAATTTTCTGATGATGCACTTGCTCTCTGGTGTGGATGGAGCAAGTTGTCGCGATGAATTGTTAGCCCATCACGGATTGTTCATCCGCGAGTGTGGCAACAAAGCTGGGATCGATAGCAGCTACATTCGAGCGGCGGTTCGCGGAAGTGGCGATGTGGACCGATTGGTAGAATCGCTCGCTCGATTCTTGATTGCCCGGGAACCAACGGCATTGATCCGAGGCTGCGACGGCGCGTGA
- a CDS encoding Gfo/Idh/MocA family oxidoreductase: protein MTNLTESKSNAPSIQRPTVTRRQLLRSGTAAAAGVIGCPAIVRSASLNSKLQVACIGVGGMGARTMDSVASHSNVQITALCDVDSNYLDAASLKHPDASRHLDWRELLADHSGKFDAVTIGTPDHMHAAPAVTAIRAKKHVYLQKPMASTLHECRVITREAAAAGVVTQLGNQGRSSIESRHTVELIRSGIVGKIKEVILWENKKLSWWPKNTDIRGRGDAVPASLNWDLWLGVQTPRPYFADTYHPQTWRAWYGFGVGEMGDMGCHHFDISFDALKLTAPLRVRQLTPITTGPLWGKQRQVELVFPGSDITAGDTVKVTWHDGDKQPDASRIPLPPGIDTLPESGACWIGETGTIFKNYRRGMPVVLPETKISADKNPTHLAKQDHYHDWVDAVIEGRKACGDFSHGGPLTEAVLVGAMADRVSTDWLHWDCDSQTFTNSPEATSLVSRTYRDGWNIPGLG from the coding sequence ATGACAAACCTCACGGAATCGAAATCAAACGCCCCCAGCATCCAACGTCCTACGGTTACTCGGCGACAGCTTCTAAGGAGCGGCACCGCAGCGGCGGCGGGAGTCATCGGTTGTCCCGCGATCGTTCGCAGCGCGTCGCTCAATTCGAAGTTGCAAGTCGCATGCATCGGTGTCGGCGGCATGGGCGCGCGGACGATGGATAGCGTCGCGTCACATTCGAACGTGCAAATTACGGCGTTGTGTGATGTCGACTCGAACTACCTGGACGCGGCCTCACTCAAACATCCCGACGCCTCTCGACATCTCGATTGGCGAGAATTATTGGCTGACCATTCAGGCAAATTTGATGCGGTTACCATTGGCACTCCCGATCACATGCACGCCGCGCCCGCCGTCACCGCCATCCGTGCAAAAAAGCATGTGTACTTGCAAAAACCGATGGCGAGTACGCTGCATGAGTGCCGCGTGATCACGCGTGAGGCCGCGGCGGCAGGCGTTGTCACGCAGTTAGGGAATCAAGGTCGCTCGAGTATCGAAAGTCGGCACACGGTTGAACTGATTCGCAGTGGGATCGTCGGAAAGATCAAGGAGGTGATCTTGTGGGAGAACAAGAAACTCAGCTGGTGGCCTAAGAATACCGACATCCGCGGCCGTGGTGACGCGGTTCCCGCCAGCTTGAATTGGGATCTTTGGCTGGGCGTGCAAACGCCTCGGCCTTACTTCGCGGACACCTACCACCCGCAGACCTGGCGTGCCTGGTATGGGTTTGGGGTTGGCGAGATGGGTGACATGGGTTGCCACCATTTCGACATCAGTTTTGACGCGTTGAAATTGACCGCACCCCTTCGCGTGCGTCAGTTGACTCCGATCACCACCGGACCGCTTTGGGGAAAACAGCGGCAAGTGGAGCTGGTCTTTCCAGGCAGCGATATCACTGCGGGCGATACCGTCAAGGTGACGTGGCATGATGGCGACAAACAACCTGATGCGAGCCGGATTCCCTTGCCGCCGGGAATCGACACGCTGCCGGAATCGGGCGCATGCTGGATCGGCGAAACCGGTACGATTTTCAAGAACTATCGACGAGGAATGCCAGTGGTTTTGCCGGAAACGAAGATCTCCGCTGACAAGAATCCAACTCATTTAGCCAAGCAAGATCACTATCATGATTGGGTCGATGCCGTCATCGAAGGCCGCAAGGCGTGCGGCGACTTTAGCCATGGAGGCCCGCTGACGGAGGCCGTCTTGGTCGGCGCGATGGCCGATCGCGTCAGTACGGATTGGCTTCACTGGGACTGCGACAGCCAAACATTTACCAATAGCCCGGAAGCCACATCACTCGTCTCGCGAACCTATCGGGATGGCTGGAACATCCCAGGACTCGGCTAA
- a CDS encoding GxxExxY protein: MSDSKFLFRDETHQIIGSAIEVLNEIGHGFYEKIYENALVVEFGLRNIQVVQQPDYPIIFKSVTVGTYIPDLICFGAVVVDTKTIEEITHHEIGKMLNYLKVTNLRVGLLINFKHAKLEFKRVVRSEVD, from the coding sequence TTGTCCGATTCAAAGTTTTTATTTAGAGACGAAACGCATCAAATCATCGGAAGTGCAATAGAAGTTCTCAACGAAATCGGGCATGGCTTCTATGAGAAGATATACGAGAACGCACTGGTGGTAGAATTTGGACTCCGCAACATTCAGGTCGTTCAGCAACCTGACTACCCCATCATTTTTAAATCCGTGACCGTCGGAACTTACATTCCCGACTTGATTTGCTTTGGCGCTGTTGTCGTCGACACGAAAACGATTGAAGAGATTACGCACCATGAGATCGGCAAAATGCTCAACTACTTGAAAGTTACGAACTTGCGAGTCGGCCTGTTGATTAACTTCAAGCACGCAAAGCTCGAATTCAAACGTGTCGTCCGTTCAGAGGTCGATTGA
- a CDS encoding dihydrodipicolinate synthase family protein, whose translation MAASLTSAIHQLLLDGIAIPACPLALTSERRFDPRRQRALLRYYAGAGAGGVAVAVHTTQFEIRDSQHGLLRPVLELTAEELQNSQQRHGRDIVRIGGIVGQTEQAIAEAQLLHDLRYHVGLLSLAGHAGRSLDELISHCQRVAEVIPLMGFYLQPAVGGVDLPYTFWRRFAEIENVVAIKIAPFNRYQTLEVVRAVIDSGRDDIALYTGNDDNIVCDLLTEYVLPTQQGDKRIGFSGGLLGHWACWTQTAVMLLERCKQIRRSGSIPNEMMTTAAQVTDCNAAFFDAANGFRGCIAGIHEVLRRQGLLEGTWCLNPNETLSPGQVAEIDRVYRAYPHLNDDAFVAEHIDMWLR comes from the coding sequence ATGGCTGCATCACTGACGTCTGCGATCCACCAATTGCTTCTTGATGGCATCGCGATTCCCGCTTGTCCGCTGGCGTTGACGTCGGAGCGGCGTTTTGATCCCCGTCGTCAACGAGCACTGCTCCGCTACTACGCCGGCGCGGGAGCGGGCGGCGTTGCCGTCGCAGTGCATACGACTCAGTTTGAAATTCGCGATTCGCAACACGGATTGCTGCGACCGGTGCTCGAATTGACCGCCGAAGAATTGCAAAACTCTCAGCAGCGTCACGGTCGTGACATCGTGCGGATCGGAGGCATCGTCGGGCAAACCGAGCAAGCGATCGCGGAGGCTCAGTTGCTGCATGATTTGCGATACCATGTGGGGTTGCTCAGTTTGGCGGGGCATGCCGGTCGCAGTCTCGACGAATTGATTTCGCATTGCCAGCGAGTGGCCGAGGTCATCCCGTTGATGGGGTTCTATTTGCAGCCTGCCGTCGGTGGTGTCGATTTGCCATACACGTTCTGGCGACGCTTCGCTGAAATCGAAAACGTGGTTGCAATCAAGATTGCTCCCTTCAACCGTTATCAAACGCTGGAGGTGGTCCGCGCGGTCATCGATTCCGGACGCGACGATATCGCGTTGTACACCGGTAACGATGACAACATCGTTTGCGACTTGTTGACCGAATATGTGTTGCCGACGCAGCAAGGAGACAAGCGGATCGGATTCTCTGGCGGGTTGCTTGGTCATTGGGCATGTTGGACCCAGACGGCGGTCATGCTGTTAGAGCGTTGCAAACAGATCCGCCGCTCGGGATCCATTCCCAACGAAATGATGACCACGGCAGCTCAAGTTACCGATTGCAATGCAGCATTTTTTGACGCCGCCAATGGATTCCGAGGCTGCATCGCCGGGATTCACGAGGTGCTGCGGCGACAAGGGCTGCTCGAAGGGACTTGGTGTCTTAATCCCAACGAAACCCTCAGTCCCGGACAAGTCGCCGAGATCGACCGAGTCTATCGAGCGTATCCCCACCTAAACGACGATGCATTCGTCGCCGAGCACATTGATATGTGGCTCCGCTAG
- a CDS encoding NAD(P)-dependent oxidoreductase gives MSSKHHVPPTDIDQLEELISRPTEPVIATMLHLSGDLIVLGAGGKIGPSLARMAKRASDQAETARRVIAVSRFSDSASRKRLEEFGVETVQADLLDADQLNSLPDAENILYLAGHKFGVTDNPSLTWAMNSYLPGTVMQRYRESRVVAYSTGCVYGLSDLVRGGAVETDPLNPTDEYSMSCVGRERIIEYYSRTNSTPTSILRLNYAVEPRYGVLVDIAKMVLAEQPIDVTMGHCNVIWQGDANAMALSSLANVSSPPFVVNVVGPELLSVRGIAESFGRLFGKEVRFVGTESSVCLLTNGQRCHEIFGYPQVPVQTLIQWTADWLFRGEPTHNKPTGFQVLDGRY, from the coding sequence ATGAGCTCGAAGCACCATGTTCCCCCGACCGACATCGACCAACTCGAAGAACTGATCAGCCGTCCCACGGAGCCGGTGATTGCGACGATGTTGCATTTGTCAGGCGATCTGATCGTGCTCGGTGCCGGGGGAAAAATCGGACCCTCGCTGGCCCGCATGGCCAAGCGGGCTTCGGATCAAGCCGAGACGGCACGACGCGTCATTGCGGTCTCTCGCTTCTCGGATTCAGCGAGCCGCAAACGACTGGAAGAATTTGGCGTCGAAACGGTCCAGGCAGATTTGCTCGATGCGGATCAGTTGAATAGTTTACCGGACGCAGAAAACATCCTGTACTTGGCGGGGCACAAGTTCGGAGTGACCGACAATCCGTCACTCACCTGGGCGATGAATAGCTATTTGCCAGGAACCGTGATGCAGCGTTATCGCGAAAGCCGTGTCGTCGCCTACTCGACCGGTTGCGTTTACGGTCTGTCTGATTTGGTTCGCGGTGGCGCGGTCGAAACCGATCCTCTGAATCCAACCGACGAGTACAGTATGAGCTGTGTCGGACGCGAACGGATCATCGAGTATTACAGCAGGACAAACAGCACGCCCACGTCGATCTTGCGGCTGAATTATGCGGTAGAGCCCCGTTATGGCGTGCTGGTCGATATCGCCAAGATGGTGCTGGCTGAACAGCCGATCGATGTGACCATGGGGCATTGCAATGTGATCTGGCAGGGTGACGCCAACGCGATGGCGTTGTCATCGTTGGCAAATGTCAGCAGCCCACCGTTTGTGGTGAACGTCGTCGGCCCCGAACTGCTGAGTGTCCGCGGGATCGCCGAGTCATTCGGGCGACTGTTTGGCAAAGAAGTGCGTTTTGTGGGGACCGAGTCCTCCGTTTGTCTGCTCACCAATGGGCAGCGCTGTCACGAGATTTTTGGATATCCCCAGGTGCCAGTGCAGACGTTGATCCAGTGGACTGCGGATTGGTTATTCAGAGGTGAACCCACGCATAACAAACCGACAGGTTTTCAAGTACTTGACGGCCGATACTGA
- a CDS encoding DUF1559 domain-containing protein yields MKRLEAEGVVRRRGFTLVELLVVIAIIGVLVGLLLPAVQAAREAARRMSCSNNMKQLGLAIHNYHSAFNGLPVNGGGTDNTAGSSPTQNGNAGNGRRISWLIPILPYIEQQSLWEQISNPMDSDGDGTINYPAMGPRAWDRNYTPWMTNVGSYRCPSDPGTGAPAMGRTNYACCYGDGMHYADVGPLNSSGGFYYEDGGRANQVNQSLRGAFVFRWTVNGIRGLGDGRSRGSMKFRDITDGLSNTIMLGEIATHTDPKRVSTDAAVGPGFRPLGEDPGWADTTGAKDPERPMFWGSGTDTIVQVLSSSYGRGFRWADAATVYTAFNTILPPNREMVMPNRSDSAWALAPPSSNHQGGVHVVMGDGSVKFITDSIEAGDSHAEVIWSNNKPGEKSPYGLWGALGTRNGKESVEMDF; encoded by the coding sequence ATGAAGCGTTTGGAAGCAGAAGGAGTTGTGCGGCGACGCGGTTTTACGCTCGTCGAGCTGCTCGTTGTCATTGCGATTATTGGTGTATTGGTGGGGCTGTTGTTGCCCGCCGTGCAAGCGGCTCGCGAGGCGGCGCGTCGCATGAGTTGTAGCAACAACATGAAACAGCTTGGTTTGGCCATCCACAATTACCACAGTGCGTTCAATGGGTTGCCAGTCAATGGTGGCGGGACGGACAACACGGCGGGCAGCAGCCCGACCCAGAACGGCAATGCGGGAAATGGTCGCCGGATTAGCTGGTTGATTCCGATTCTGCCTTACATTGAACAGCAGTCGCTGTGGGAACAGATCTCGAATCCAATGGATTCGGATGGCGACGGCACGATCAATTACCCTGCGATGGGACCGCGTGCTTGGGACCGGAACTACACTCCATGGATGACAAACGTGGGTTCGTATCGTTGTCCGAGTGACCCTGGCACCGGGGCGCCAGCGATGGGACGCACCAATTACGCCTGCTGTTATGGCGACGGGATGCACTATGCCGATGTCGGACCTTTGAACTCATCCGGCGGCTTTTATTACGAAGATGGTGGGCGCGCCAACCAGGTGAATCAATCGCTGCGAGGCGCGTTTGTGTTTCGCTGGACGGTCAACGGAATTCGCGGGCTTGGCGACGGTCGATCTCGTGGTTCGATGAAGTTTCGTGATATCACCGATGGTCTAAGCAACACCATCATGCTGGGCGAAATCGCCACGCATACGGATCCCAAAAGGGTTTCGACCGACGCGGCCGTCGGACCTGGGTTTCGCCCGTTGGGTGAAGATCCCGGCTGGGCAGATACCACGGGTGCGAAAGACCCCGAGCGGCCGATGTTCTGGGGTTCAGGTACGGACACCATTGTTCAAGTGCTAAGTTCAAGTTATGGCCGAGGGTTCCGCTGGGCAGACGCCGCAACGGTCTATACGGCCTTCAATACGATTCTGCCACCCAACCGCGAAATGGTGATGCCTAATCGATCCGACTCGGCCTGGGCTCTCGCTCCCCCAAGCAGCAACCATCAAGGCGGCGTGCATGTGGTGATGGGAGACGGTTCGGTCAAGTTCATTACCGATAGCATCGAAGCCGGTGATTCTCACGCCGAGGTGATCTGGTCGAACAACAAACCCGGTGAAAAATCACCTTATGGACTTTGGGGAGCGTTGGGCACTCGAAATGGAAAAGAAAGCGTCGAAATGGATTTCTAA
- a CDS encoding response regulator — protein sequence MTKSHSILIVDDEPDVLFSLTGLLRRDFTVYTATSGSEALQIMEEHPVHVIMTDQRMPSMTGSELMQKVRNTHPEAVRIIFTGYADTRAVVDAINQGELYRYITKPWDPDDLLDMLKEAAERYDVIDAQVELMHRLSSYFDDAETVANAVDNAKCDDGTLQRFKEQTTQLRQSLQRAKVGDE from the coding sequence ATGACGAAGTCGCATTCGATATTGATCGTCGACGATGAACCCGATGTCCTGTTTTCATTGACGGGGTTACTGCGTCGTGATTTCACGGTGTATACGGCCACCAGCGGCAGCGAGGCGCTGCAGATCATGGAAGAGCACCCGGTGCACGTGATCATGACCGACCAACGGATGCCGTCGATGACGGGCAGCGAGCTGATGCAGAAAGTTCGCAACACACACCCCGAAGCTGTTCGCATCATCTTTACAGGGTATGCGGATACTCGAGCCGTGGTCGATGCGATCAATCAAGGTGAACTGTATCGCTACATCACCAAACCGTGGGACCCCGACGATTTGCTCGACATGCTCAAAGAAGCCGCCGAGCGGTACGATGTCATCGATGCCCAAGTGGAGTTGATGCACCGCTTGAGCAGCTACTTTGACGATGCCGAAACCGTCGCTAATGCTGTTGATAACGCGAAATGTGACGACGGCACGCTCCAGCGTTTCAAGGAGCAAACGACGCAGTTGCGTCAATCCCTGCAACGTGCAAAGGTTGGCGATGAGTGA